In Nitrospirota bacterium, the genomic stretch ACAGCCGGAACGATAACCGTCCGACCTGTTTCTGAGATATACTGTACCCATGGAGATCCCAAAGAGAAAACTCGGCAGGACCGGCATTGATGTGACCATCCTCGGCCTTGGAGGCGAGGGTGTGCTTCGGACCTTTGGCCAGGAAAAGGAGGCGTACCAGCTCATCAACCGTGCAGTCGATCTGGGCATCACCTACTGCGAGTCTGCGCGGGCGTACTCAGGCAGCGAGTCCTATTACGGCCTTGCCCTGAAGGAGCGGAGGAAGGAGATATTCCTGACGAGCAAGTCGCACGCCCGGGACAAAAAGGGTGCCTTTGATCATCTCCATGAGACCCTCCGGAATATGAAGACCGACCATCTCGACCTCTGGCAGGTGCATGATGTGAGGACCGACGAGGAGATCGAAGAGATCTTCGGCAGGCAGGGGGCGATCGAGGCCTTTGTTGAGGCAAAGGAGAAGGGGCTTGTGCGGTTCGTCGGCCTGACCGGCCACCATGATCCGCTGATCTTAAGAAAGTGCATCGAGCGGTTCGCATTCGACACGGTCCTTATGCCGCTTAACCCGGCTGAACCCCATTACAACAGCTTTATCGGGCAGGTGATGCCGCTTGCTGTTGAGCGGGG encodes the following:
- a CDS encoding aldo/keto reductase; translated protein: MEIPKRKLGRTGIDVTILGLGGEGVLRTFGQEKEAYQLINRAVDLGITYCESARAYSGSESYYGLALKERRKEIFLTSKSHARDKKGAFDHLHETLRNMKTDHLDLWQVHDVRTDEEIEEIFGRQGAIEAFVEAKEKGLVRFVGLTGHHDPLILRKCIERFAFDTVLMPLNPAEPHYNSFIGQVMPLAVERGMGVVAMKVYFRGAAAQIAPGNLDLFFRYALSHPISTAVIGCDTIGQLEENVRFASAFSPLTKDEQEMLSEQLSPIARKLMYYKP